One genomic region from Polynucleobacter sp. MWH-P3-07-1 encodes:
- a CDS encoding biopolymer transporter ExbD codes for MSFNIQNDQNEDSIMSEINMTPMVDVMLVLLIIFIITLPVIQQAVKVELPKASSARNEVKPESVQVSIDAKGQIYWNSTPVSLKTYNENADKASQEDPQPEINLRADKSVQYDYVAKVLAASKRAGLTKLGFITEPD; via the coding sequence ATGTCGTTTAATATTCAAAACGATCAAAACGAAGACAGCATCATGTCGGAAATCAATATGACGCCGATGGTGGACGTCATGCTGGTGCTCTTGATCATTTTCATTATTACCCTCCCCGTCATTCAGCAAGCTGTAAAAGTAGAGTTGCCTAAGGCCAGTAGTGCGCGTAATGAAGTAAAGCCGGAGTCAGTGCAAGTGTCTATTGATGCAAAGGGTCAAATCTATTGGAATAGCACTCCAGTAAGTCTCAAAACCTACAATGAGAATGCGGATAAAGCCTCACAAGAGGATCCGCAACCTGAAATTAATCTGCGCGCAGATAAATCCGTGCAATATGATTATGTGGCCAAGGTCTTAGCTGCTTCTAAACGAGCTGGTTTAACGAAGTTGGGGTTTATTACGGAGCCGGATTAA